The following proteins are co-located in the Echinicola sp. 20G genome:
- a CDS encoding acyl-CoA dehydrogenase family protein: MFEIPRTIFTEEHEMFRQSIREFVKKEIIPNNSEWEKAKQVSRESWEKLGQNGFLCLQAPESFGGLGISDFRFNAIFTEELGLSGCSGPAIGYPLHSDIVFPYLQHYGTDSAHKKYASKMISGEYIGAIAMTEPGAGSDLQNIKATARDMGDHYLLNGTKTFITNGYLCDMVVVAAKTDPTQGAKGISLFVVDKEMEGFTKGVPFDKVGLHAQDTCELFFEDVKVPKENLLGKEGEGFKYLMTELAQERLIVALAALALAEFMLKSTVEYVKGREAFGRSISEFQNTRFKLAEMAAKIEQARIYCDQLVLLHNDKKVDSAMASGAKYLMTELQCEVADECVQLHGGYGYMWEYPVARAYADARVQRIYAGTNEIMKELIARKVLK; encoded by the coding sequence ATGTTTGAGATTCCTAGAACGATTTTTACCGAGGAGCATGAGATGTTCCGACAGTCTATTAGAGAATTTGTAAAAAAAGAAATCATCCCTAATAATTCTGAATGGGAAAAAGCAAAACAGGTTTCCCGAGAGTCTTGGGAAAAACTTGGGCAGAATGGATTTTTGTGTCTTCAAGCGCCTGAATCCTTTGGTGGCTTGGGGATTTCTGATTTTAGGTTCAATGCTATTTTTACGGAGGAACTGGGACTTAGTGGCTGTTCAGGGCCTGCTATTGGCTATCCGCTTCACAGCGATATAGTTTTTCCCTATTTGCAGCATTATGGAACAGACTCGGCTCATAAGAAATATGCCTCTAAAATGATTTCTGGAGAATATATAGGAGCCATAGCCATGACAGAACCAGGGGCTGGAAGTGATTTGCAAAACATAAAAGCCACGGCAAGGGATATGGGGGACCACTATCTTCTCAACGGTACAAAAACATTTATCACCAATGGTTATTTGTGTGATATGGTCGTAGTGGCAGCCAAGACAGATCCTACTCAAGGTGCCAAAGGTATTAGTCTTTTTGTTGTTGACAAGGAGATGGAAGGATTTACCAAGGGAGTTCCATTTGATAAGGTTGGACTTCATGCGCAAGATACCTGTGAACTGTTTTTTGAAGATGTCAAGGTGCCCAAAGAAAACCTATTGGGGAAGGAAGGAGAGGGCTTTAAGTACTTGATGACTGAGCTGGCCCAAGAACGTTTAATTGTTGCTTTGGCTGCGTTGGCTTTGGCAGAGTTTATGCTCAAGTCCACTGTGGAATATGTAAAAGGGAGAGAAGCTTTTGGTCGGTCCATTTCAGAATTTCAAAACACGAGATTTAAATTGGCTGAAATGGCGGCTAAAATTGAGCAGGCCAGAATTTATTGTGATCAACTGGTTTTGCTCCATAATGATAAAAAAGTAGACAGTGCCATGGCATCTGGAGCTAAGTATTTGATGACGGAGTTACAGTGTGAGGTAGCAGATGAATGTGTTCAACTACATGGAGGTTACGGCTATATGTGGGAATACCCGGTGGCCAGAGCTTATGCTGACGCAAGGGTGCAACGTATTTATGCTGGTACCAATGAAATCATGAAAGAATTAATTGCCCGTAAGGTATTGAAGTAG